The DNA window CTATTGGGATCGCCGATTACCGGCGCGGCGCGACCATCCCGTTGCGCCGCCCAATGTGGAGCCCGGTCATGAAGTTCGCCGCACTCGCTTTTGGCATCCTGTCGCTCGGCCTGCTGTCCGCAGGGGCGCCCGCCCTGGCGGACGACAACGCGAAATGGATCGCCCAGTGCATGAAGGACAACGCCGACGCCAAGGTCCCGGAATCCGTCGTGAACAAATACTGCGTCTGTATGAACGACAAGATGGACAACAACGAGACGCGCACCATCACCCAGTGGGAAAAGGCCAATCCCGAAGCCCGCAAGGCTTGCGAGAAGGTTGCCGGCTGGGAGTGAGCGCCGAGCCGGTGGAGCAGATCCATACAGCAAGAAGGCCCGGTTCCGCTTGGGATCGGGCCTTCGCATTTCCTATCTACAGCCTGCTGGCTGCCGACGAGACCTGTTCGTCGATTATCCAGCCGAGCAAGGGATGCGCTGCTTTGACGGGTTTCATCCCCAGTTCTTTCGGATTGGGTTGCCGATCCGGCATTTACCGGGTTTGACTGGCGTGCAGGATATTGATTTCAACACGATTGGTATCGTAGATTTTTTTCGAGGCGCTCAGGTTTATTGCAAACTCTCCAACTATAATCGTTTGTTCCTTGCTGGTGTCTGCGACTTCGATCACGCCGTTTCCAACAATGATATTGATGAATTGATAGTCTTTTAGAAGGCCGTGTTTCGTCCAAAACCAGAAGTCGATCCCAATATTCTTTACCGTCAAAAGATGAACCTTGTCGTATTCGATCAAATCCGGGGGGGTATCGAACTTGACAAATGCGCTTCGGGCTGGATGGATTATGCCTGATGCGGGCGTGTATAGCTCCTTTGGAGACACAGCTGCGCGTTTGATGAGTTTGGTGAAATCGTACGAGATTTCCCGATCGAATTCATTGTTTATGGTGAACGAGTAAGCATACCCAACGATGATTGGCTTGGAGACTGGTTCGGTCACATCGAATGAATTGTAGGGAGCGGGTGAGTAAGTGACCATTTTATATTATCTCTTATCAGCTTCTGATAAATCCATCATGTGGTTTTAGGTATGGGGATATCCATGAACAAATTGATTCAAATAAAGTAAAAAATCGAAAATAGTATACATGCATATGAATGATTTTATTCAATTCTGAAAATGCACCCGGATCGGCGAAATGGCCGCCCGAATCGTTTGCGGGCGGAAACAACACCTGCGCTTCGATTGCGATACGTCGTGTGGACCGTGGCAGCGGCATTTCTGCCGCCGCACAATCCTCACCGGAACTTCGGCCGCCGCCCCGCCTTCAGCGCCTGCACCGCCTGGTCCAGCGTCTGGAGGAACTGCGACTTGTCGCGCTGGCTCATCGGCGCGTTGCCGCCGCTGACCACGCCCATGTCGCGCAAATCCTGCATCAGCGCGCGGGTGGCGAGCGCCGAGCCGACGCTGTCCGGTGTGAAGGGGCGCCCGGTCGGGCCGATCACCACCGCGTTCCGCTTCACGCAGCGGTCGGCCAGCTGGATGTCGGCGGTCACCACGATGTCGGTCGGGCCGGCCTGTTCGGCGATCCAGTTGTCGGCGGCGTCGAAGCCGTCACTGACCACCACCAGTTCGGCCATGCACTCCGTCGGCAGGCGGAGCGGCGCGTTGGCGACCAGCCACACTTTGCAGCCGGTTCGACCGGCAACCTTGTAGACCTCGGCCTTGACCGGGCAGGCGTCGGCATCGACGTAGATTTCGACCTTGGGGCTGACCAATCCTTTTCCTCCGGATACCGCCCGATCTCCGCGGATCGGCTCAACAAGGTTTCATGCAAGGCCCTTATGCGCTAAAACCGGACCCTAGCGACAGGGTGCCGTGGAACCGGAAGGCAGGGGCGGCGCCAATTCTCACATCTTTTCGGAAGGTCGGAGCGGCGCATGGCGTCCTACCAGTATGTCTATGTCATGAAGGGCCTGAGCAAGGTCTATCCTGGCGGCAAGAAGGTTCTCGACAACATCTGGCTGTCGTTCCTGCCGGGTGTGAAGATCGGCGTGCTCGGCGTCAACGGCGCCGGTAAGTCGACCCTGATGAAGATCATGGCCGGTCTGGACAAGGACTACTCCGGCGAGGCCTGGGCGGCCGAGGGCGCCAAGGTCGGCTACCTCTCGCAGGAGCCGCAGCTGGACCCGACCAAGAACGTCCAGGAAAACGTCATGGAGGCGCTGAAGGAGACGAAGGCGCTGCTCGACCGCTTCAACGAAGTGTCGAACCTGATGGCCGATCCCGACGCCGATTTCGACGCGCTGCTGGCCGAACAGGGCGAGCTGCAGGAGAAGATCGACGCGGCGGACGCCTGGGATATCGACCGCACGGTCGAGATCGCCATGGACGCTCTGCGCTGCCCGCCGGGCGACGCCGACGTGACCAAGCTGTCGGGCGGTGAGCGGCGGCGCGTCGCGCTCTGCAAGCTGCTGTTGGAAAAGCCCGACCTGCTGCTGCTCGACGAGCCGACCAACCACCTCGACGCCGAATCGGTCGCCTGGCTGCAGAAGCACCTGGAGGACTACAAGGGCACCGTCGTCCTGGTCACCCACGACCGCTATTTCCTGGACAGCGTCACCGGCTGGATCCTCGAACTCGACCGCGGGTCGGGCATTCCGTGGGAAGGCAACTATTCGTCCTGGCTGGAGCAGAAGCAGAAGCGCCTGGAACAGGAAGGCCGCCAGGAGGAAGCCCGCCAGAAGCAGCTGGCGACCGAACTGGAATGGATTCGCCAGAGCCCGCGCGCCCGTCAGGCCAAGAGCAAGGCGCGTATCACCGCCTACGAGACGCTGCTGGCCGAAAGCGCCAAGGAGCAGGGCGGCGAGACGCGGATCGTCATTCCGGTGCCGCCGCGGCTCGGCAACGTCGTCATCGAGGCGGAGAACATCTCCAAGGGCTTCGGCGACCGCCTGCTGATCGACGGCCTGTCCTTCCGCCTGCCGCCGGGCGGCATCGTCGGCGTCATCGGCCCGAACGGCGCCGGCAAGACCACGCTGTTCCGCATGATCACCGGGCAGGATGGGCCGGATGCCGGCACCTTCCGCGTCGGCGACACGGTGAAGCTGGGCTATGTCGATCAGAGCCGCGACAGCCTCGACGCCAAGAAGACGGTGTGGGAGGAGATCTCCGACGGGCTGGATCTGGTGGAACTGGGCAAGAAGACCATGCCCAGCCGCGCCTATGTCTCCAGCTTCAACTTCCGCGGTCCCGACCAGCAGAAGAAGGTCGGCCAGCTGTCGGGCGGTGAGCGCAACCGCGTCCACCTCGCCAAGATGCTGAAGTCCGGCGCCAACGTCCTGCTGCTCGACGAACCGACCAACGACCTGGACGTCGATACGCTGCGGGCGCTGGAAGACGCGCTGCAGAGCTTCGCCGGCTGCGCCGTGGTCATCAGCCACGATCGCTGGTTCCTCGACCGCATCGCCACCCACATCCTGGCCTTCGAGGGCGAAAGCCACGTCGAATGGTTCGAAGGCAACTTCCAGGACTACGAGGCCGACAAGAAGCGCCGCCTGGGTGCCGACGCCGACCAGCCGCACCGCATCAAGTACAAGCCGCTGGTGCGCGGCTAACGGATAGAGGGGCTTCCCTCCCGAGCGGAAAAGGGGCCGCCGGTCTGACCGACCGGTGGCCCCTTTTCATTGGCGCGGTCAGTTGCCGCGCTTGACCGACAGCGGCGTCCCAACTTCGCCGGGATAGACGGCCAGCAGCCGAACTGGCTCGCTGCCTTCATTGATGCCTTCATGCCAGTCGGTGCGCTCCATATACGCGTCACCTTCCTTGTAGACCGTGCTTTCGCCGGCTTCGCCCCGGATCGTCAGCGTGCCGCCCAGAATGTAGACGAACAGCGGGATCTGATGGGTATGCACGCCGGTGCGCGCACCGGGCGGTATCTCGGTGATGCGCGCGGTGACCTGGGGCGTACCCTTCGGATAGACGATGGGCGTGCCGTTGGAGTTGGTCTCCGTCTGCAGCAGCGGGGTGGATCGCGGGACCGGTGTGGCGGCGGGTTGGCTGGAAGTGGTCTGCGCCTGTGCGGATGACAGCAGGCATGAACCAGCCAGACCCCCCGCGAGCAAGCCGGCGAGCAGGCCGGCCACCGGAGGGCGGCGGGGGTGGACGGGGGACCGAGACATGATGGGCAAACTCTCCGGTAGCGGAAACGGAATCGCAGAGTGCGATCTGCTACCGATACACGATAGAGATGTTCATCCAGTCGTTAACTGCGCAATTGGTCGCATGAATGGAGATGACGCAACCAATGCGCGTTTGTCCCTCCTCCACCCTGCCGCCGATGTCCGGCCAGTCAGCGCGTCACATCGTCTGTCCGGTCGGTGCGGCGGTCGGTGGTCTTGTCGTCCCGCGTGTCCTCGATCTCCACCTCGGTGCGGCGCACGGTGTCGCGCACGCTCTGGGCGCGTTCCTCGACATCCTTGCGGACCACGACCGTCTCGCGGACATGGGCGGTCTTGCTGACCACCGCTTCCTCGTCGGTCTCCGTCACCTCGATGGTGCGCTCGCGGAAGGCGTCGGCCGGCACGTCGGCGCTGCCCTCCGCCATGCCGCCGGGGCGGCGTTCGACGGTGACGGTCTCGTCGCGCAGGCGCACCTGCTCCTCGACGGGCGTCTCGACGACATAGCTGCGGACGCGGACGCCGCCGCGCTCGACGCTGCGCTTGCCGATGTTGACCTGTTCCTCGACGACTGGGATCTGCTCTTCCCGTTCGGAGCTGCCGCTGCGGGTGCTGTCGGCGTTGACGTCGCGCATGGCGGCGGCGGCTCCGGTCAAGCCGGCGCCGGTACCCGTACCCGTGGTGTCGACGGGGGTGCGGCCGGGCGAATAGCGCAGCCGTTCCTCCTCGGCCGTGCTGTCGTCGTAATAGTCTGCGCTCTCGTCGAAGCCGGTCCAGCCGGAGTTGCGATAGGCGGTGCCGCGTTCCTCGACATCCACCACGTTGCCGCGCTCCAGCACCTCCATGGCGCGGTCGACATCATCCTCGTCCAACTGCAGCTTCAACAGCGAGCCGCCGCGGCGCACACCTTCGGCGTAGACCTGCGCGTCCTGATTGGGGACGCCCCAGCCCGACAGGCGGGTGAGGATGCCGCCGGCCGTCGTGCCGGTGGTCGCACCCATCCCGGCGCCCATCCCGGCGCCCATCCCGGCCCCGGCCCCGGCTCCCAGCCCGGTGCCCATGCTGCTGCCGGGCACGGTGTTGGGCGACGCGACATAGCCGGTGGACAGGTCGGTACGGGCCATGCCGCCGGCGGCGCCGACCGACGAATCGCCGGTGGTGGTGCCGAGCCCGGTGGTGTCGCTGCCGCTCCATCCGCCGCCGGTCAGGTCGGAATGGGACAGGATTTCGATGGCGCTGGTTTCGAATCCGGTGGCCTGCAGGTCGCGGGATGCGGTCTCGGCGTCGGATCGGTGGTCGTAGAGGGCGACGATGGTTTTGGTCATCGGCTTTACTCCTCGGACGAAATCGGGGGACGAATTCGGTTTGGGGGAGGGCGGGGCTGTAACGCGCTCCACCACCGCCTCTTGGGAACGCAGCGTGACCGGCTGCTCGACGTCGATGGTCCGCCGGCTCTTGCGGATGTGCAGCTCTTCGCGCAGCACCAGCCGCCGTTCCACCACCAGAACCTCCTCGACCAGCGGGATCACGGTAACGTCGCCCTCCTGGCGGATGCCGGGATGGGCGTCGATCTCGCGGTCGATCGGGATGCGGGTGACAGTGGCCTCTTCCTGCTCCAGCGCTTCGCGGACCAGTTCCTCCCGTTCGGAAACACGGGTGGTCACCCGGACACGGCTTCGCTC is part of the Azospirillum lipoferum 4B genome and encodes:
- a CDS encoding YaiI/YqxD family protein, whose amino-acid sequence is MVSPKVEIYVDADACPVKAEVYKVAGRTGCKVWLVANAPLRLPTECMAELVVVSDGFDAADNWIAEQAGPTDIVVTADIQLADRCVKRNAVVIGPTGRPFTPDSVGSALATRALMQDLRDMGVVSGGNAPMSQRDKSQFLQTLDQAVQALKAGRRPKFR
- the ettA gene encoding energy-dependent translational throttle protein EttA, translating into MASYQYVYVMKGLSKVYPGGKKVLDNIWLSFLPGVKIGVLGVNGAGKSTLMKIMAGLDKDYSGEAWAAEGAKVGYLSQEPQLDPTKNVQENVMEALKETKALLDRFNEVSNLMADPDADFDALLAEQGELQEKIDAADAWDIDRTVEIAMDALRCPPGDADVTKLSGGERRRVALCKLLLEKPDLLLLDEPTNHLDAESVAWLQKHLEDYKGTVVLVTHDRYFLDSVTGWILELDRGSGIPWEGNYSSWLEQKQKRLEQEGRQEEARQKQLATELEWIRQSPRARQAKSKARITAYETLLAESAKEQGGETRIVIPVPPRLGNVVIEAENISKGFGDRLLIDGLSFRLPPGGIVGVIGPNGAGKTTLFRMITGQDGPDAGTFRVGDTVKLGYVDQSRDSLDAKKTVWEEISDGLDLVELGKKTMPSRAYVSSFNFRGPDQQKKVGQLSGGERNRVHLAKMLKSGANVLLLDEPTNDLDVDTLRALEDALQSFAGCAVVISHDRWFLDRIATHILAFEGESHVEWFEGNFQDYEADKKRRLGADADQPHRIKYKPLVRG
- a CDS encoding cupin domain-containing protein, encoding MAGLLAGLLAGGLAGSCLLSSAQAQTTSSQPAATPVPRSTPLLQTETNSNGTPIVYPKGTPQVTARITEIPPGARTGVHTHQIPLFVYILGGTLTIRGEAGESTVYKEGDAYMERTDWHEGINEGSEPVRLLAVYPGEVGTPLSVKRGN
- a CDS encoding YsnF/AvaK domain-containing protein, producing MTAEKEPSPDSGDAVIPLHDESMTVDKQRVERSRVRVTTRVSEREELVREALEQEEATVTRIPIDREIDAHPGIRQEGDVTVIPLVEEVLVVERRLVLREELHIRKSRRTIDVEQPVTLRSQEAVVERVTAPPSPKPNSSPDFVRGVKPMTKTIVALYDHRSDAETASRDLQATGFETSAIEILSHSDLTGGGWSGSDTTGLGTTTGDSSVGAAGGMARTDLSTGYVASPNTVPGSSMGTGLGAGAGAGMGAGMGAGMGATTGTTAGGILTRLSGWGVPNQDAQVYAEGVRRGGSLLKLQLDEDDVDRAMEVLERGNVVDVEERGTAYRNSGWTGFDESADYYDDSTAEEERLRYSPGRTPVDTTGTGTGAGLTGAAAAMRDVNADSTRSGSSEREEQIPVVEEQVNIGKRSVERGGVRVRSYVVETPVEEQVRLRDETVTVERRPGGMAEGSADVPADAFRERTIEVTETDEEAVVSKTAHVRETVVVRKDVEERAQSVRDTVRRTEVEIEDTRDDKTTDRRTDRTDDVTR